Sequence from the Synergistaceae bacterium genome:
CGACGGCATAACTTCGAGATGACTACTTGCCCGCGAGAATGTCCATCAATGTCTGGCGCATAACATCCAGCGGCACAGCTTTTCCGCCCGTCCAAAGCTGGATCTGACGCAGCCCCTGATACAGCGACATTCCGAGTCCGTTGATGACCATCTTGCAGCCTGCTTCCTTCGCTTCCTTGAGGAATCTTGTTTCAGCGGGGTTGTAGGTTGCGTCAAAGCAAATGTGCTCCGGCTTCAGGAACTTCTTATCAACGCAGGTATATTCCTCTTTGCCGCGCATTCCGAGTCCCGAAAGGTTGAGGATGATGTCTGTTTCTTCGAGGGCTTTAGCGATGCCTGCCTCGTCAGCTGCTCTTACGGGAACGCACACGCCGGGGTAGAACTTGTTGATCTCTGCGCTGAGGGTCTCGCACTTCTCTGAACGTGAGGAGATGTAGATCTTCTTTGCGCCCTCCTCCGCAAGCTCAAGGCAGAC
This genomic interval carries:
- a CDS encoding shikimate dehydrogenase, giving the protein LGCAVTKPNKENVMQYLDDLDPLCKKIGSSNTVVKTEGGKLVGYNTDGYGALRDIKEHGCVIKGKTMFSFGAGGTGRSVCLELAEEGAKKIYISSRSEKCETLSAEINKFYPGVCVPVRAADEAGIAKALEETDIILNLSGLGMRGKEEYTCVDKKFLKPEHICFDATYNPAETRFLKEAKEAGCKMVINGLGMSLYQGLRQIQLWTGGKAVPLDVMRQTLMDILAGK